Sequence from the Aerococcus tenax genome:
ATCTCGTCAAAAGTCTGCTGAGGCATCTTCTCAATCGCTTGCGCCGCACTACTTAAATAAATCGCACTAGCAAAGCGAAAACCCTGTTTTGAAATATTTTTATCCCGTAATTTCCCAGCTTGAAAACCCTCGAGGCCATGGAATAAAGCATAATGGATTTCCTGTAGGCCTTTCATCGTCCCCACTTCAAATTCATGGAGCGCTCTCCTATCCCAGAGTGCGATAGCATGAGCTTTAGATAAGTATTCTTCAAACTCTAAAGAATCATCTGCCAACTCGCTCACCCCTCACTTTACTCGCTTAATATTATGATCCATTTTACCATATAAGCCTTAGTCCACTTATAGTGGAACATTGATTACTGGACAGTGCTCCTAGAACAATTCACCCTTTTAAATTCAAAAAAGCAAAATCCCCTTCATCCAGCTTGACAAGCCCCCTCCTACAGGGTTTAATTAAAGAAAAGGCTCCCAAATCGTTTCTTAAGCCTAGAAAAATTCAATAAATGGAGGAAACAACGATGAATAAAGCAAATCACAAACTCCTATCCCTAACCGCCCTACTCGCCTTATTCCTTGTCGGTTGTCAAAACAACACTGAGAGCTCCACCGCCAATTCCCAAAGCCAAGCGTCAGTAAGTTCTGAAGCCAGTTCATCTAAGGAAGAATCCAAAGCCAAGGAATCAAGCAAAGAAGAATCTAAAGCCAAGGAAAAGGAAGCCAGCAAAGAAGAAAAAGAAGAGAACTCTACCAAGGAAGAAAAAGCTGAAAGTGAAAGCCGAGCGAAAGAGACCGAATCAGAAAGTTCAGCCAATGAGTCGTCAGTCCCCACCATTGCAGGCGATCTCGCTCGTACTACCTCCCAGCAAGCCCTAGACATCGATCAAATCCAACAAGGAGATCTTTCCACTCTAGTTGGAACCTGGCGTAATGGTCGAGGGCAAGAGTTTGTCTTTTATGAAGACGGGCGCGTCGATCCTGGCAGTTATCTCAATCTAGATAATTTCAAAAGAGAAGACCAATTTTTAGTGGCAGACCTTAGATCCAATGGCGGTGTTGGTGGAGCAGCCTTATATATTATTCCGGCTGGAGTAGAAGTTTATACCCCTATCGATCACCTAGTCGATGCCTCAGATAAGAGTCGTGACCGCTTACTTGGAGGGCACACTTATGACATGATCGAATACCCTGAAGAATTCTTTTACCGGGTAGACTAAGAAATTCTAACCACACCAAAATTTCAAACCACAAAAAGACACAGCAATCCCTTCAATCACTAAGGGACTGCTGTGCCTTTTACTTTCTATACGCTATTTTTTAAAACACCACTAAGCTACTAGGCTTCAGTCCTCAAATTAAAGAGGCGATCAGTCTCCGCTTTCACTTCTTTAATATAATAGATCAGCTCGGGGTCAAAGAAGCTATTGGTCCCACAAGACGGGCTGAATAATAAGCGTTGCCCCTGGGTAGCTTTGTAGATTTGGTAGATTTGGTTTCGGATCAGGTTACGGTTGAAATCGTTAAAACTAAAGCGGTCCACCCCACAATTCAGGACGAAATCGCTATACTTGAAGACTTCCTCTACGCTAGGCAAGGATTCAAAGGCATGCCAGTTAAAGACCTGAATCGGATAATCCTTGATCAGGTCAAACATAATATCAGTCCCGTGGGCATGGAAGCTGTTAAACCAGCCCGCCTTAGCTGCTTCTAAAATCTTTAGGTCATAAGGTTTACCAAATTCTAAATATTCTTCCTTCGTTACCCGGTCATAGCGAACAAACTGAGAGGCCAGGTAGACACCAGCGGCTCCCAAGTCCAAGGCTGCCTGAACATATTGAACTTGGACATTGGTCAAGTTTTCTAGGGTTTGGTGAATGAGTTCATTTTCCTCACTGCGGATAAACTCAACTGCCCGACCCTTAGTCAACTTGTCCAGGATGGTTAGGGGACTGAAGGAAATCACGGTCACAGGGACTTGGTCACCTAAGCGGTCTAATAGGTAAGTCAGCGATTTCAACTCGCGCTGGTAAGAAGGAGTAGAGATATCGAGGTCATGGGGTAGCTTCTTCAAATCCGCTGGCTGGTTATAGGGGGTTTTGACTACGATGGACACGCCACCCTTGTAAACCGGGGAATGGTCGACTTCATCCACATAGTCTTCCACCGTGAAGAGCCCGTTACTGCTGTGGCCAGCGTAATCCAAGTCATACTGGTGAACTTTTTCCGCTAGGGCCTGGGCATATTTAACCGGGTCATGGTCGACTTCAGGCAAGTGGGATTTAAAGGAAAAAGGGACATAGTCGGTGACTTCTTTATTAATAACTTTTTTGATTAATTCAATTTTACTCATTTTTGTTTTCTCCATTATCACATGATTTTACAAGGGCTACTATCTTAAGGACTGTTTATAGAGGTAATTGCCGACAAATTGGGCACAGTGGACAATGAGGATAATCACCAGGACGGTCCCGTACATAATCACTGAGTCAAAGCTGTTGTAGCCGTAGTTAATCGCCACTGAACCTAATCCGCCAGCGCCAACGGTTCCGGCAGCTGAAGTGGTTCCGATAATCCCGATAATAGCCACGGTTAAGTTCACAATCACCAGGGGAGCGGCTTCTACTAAGACGACTTCCTTCATGATTTGGTAGTCACTAGCTCCAAATGAACGGATCGCCTCAATCAAGGGCCGGCCCACCTCCCGGAAGGAATTCTCTAATAAGCGCGCCACAGTAGCGGTTCCGCTGATGGTTAAGGGGACCAAGGCCGCAGTCCGTCCAATCACCCCGCCAACAATCCCCCGCGTTAAGGGGATGACGGCTACGACCAGGATAATAAAGGGAAAAGACCGCACAATATTAATGAAAACATCTAAAATGCTATAAATGAGTGCATTGGGTCTTAACCCTTCTTTATCGGTATAGTACAAGGCCACAGCGATGACAAAACCTAAGGCGGTCGACAAGATCATGGTAAAAAACACCATATAAGCCGTGTCAAAAACCGATGGCCCTAAAATGGCTGATAATTTTACTAAACTGGCTTCCATTCTATTCCCTCCATTCAATCTGATGGTCTTTCAAATATTTTTCCAATAAGGCTTGGTGGCGTGAATCGATTTGAATTTTAAAATAAGCGGTCGTCCGGTCGTTGATTTCCTCATAGTGGGCATCCTCGATCGAGTAGGAAATCTGTAAGTCAGAGAATATCTTGGATAAGAGGTCCTTTTGCTGGTCCACATCAGGGAGAACCAATTTAAATTCAAAGCGACCCGCTGCCACTTGGGATTCGGTCTCAGCTTCAATTCCCATAAGGCGTCTTAAAGCTGGTGGTTGGTCAAGGAAGAGATCCACCGTATTCCCGGCTGCCACAATCTTACCGTTCTCAAGAATGGCTAACTTATTGCAGATTTTTTTCACTACTTCAATTTCATGGGTGACCACGATAATGGTTAGCTTCAATTTTTGGTTGATCTTCTGCAAGAGGTCGATGATTGAACGGGTAATGGAGGGGTCGAGGGCAGACGTGGCTTCATCAGAAAGGAGGAGTTTCGGGTTCAAAGACAGGGCTCGGGCAATGCCCACCCGTTGTTTTTGGCCCCCGGATAGTTTGCTGGGATAGGCGTCTGCTTTAGCTGACATATCCACTAAATCCAATAAGCTCTGGATACGCTCCTCAGTCTCTTCAATATTCCATAATTTTAGGGGCAAGGCGACATTCTCACGGACCGTTTTGCGGTTAATTAACTCAAACTGCTGAAAAATCATACCAATTTCTTTCTGCAAGTGTCTGAGCGAATCGCCCGATAAAGTTTGAATATCTTCATCGAGAACATGAATAGAACCCCCATCAAAACTCTCCAAACCGTTAATGCAGCGCAGCAAGGTAGACTTCCCCGCCCCGCTCTTGCCCACCAGGCCATAGATATCCCCTTCATTGATGGTGAGATTGATATCCGAAAGCACCTGAAAATTACCGTAGTTTTTTTGTAAGTGTCTGATTTCTACTAAGGGCTCGGTCATCTTAATCACCTGTGTAAGGGAACCAGGTCCCACCACTGACCTCTTTCACCAGTTCAGCGGATTCCTTGGTTTCAAAGGCGTCATGGATAATCTTGACCGCCTCTTTATCTTGGTTGCCGTCCTTGGTGGCTAGGATGAGCGCGTTGGCCTTTAAATCTTTGGGTTCAAATTTGTACAGGGCATCTTCGGTCTTAAAGCCGGCCTTATGTGCCGCTAAACCACTGAAGATGGCAATATCCACCTCATCAAGAGACTCGATCAAGGTGCCGCCACCTAATTCCACAAACTCCAGATTATGGGGGTTAGAGGTCACATCAAGCGGAGTTAAGGTTTCTCCTTTAGGGATATCTTGTTTGACTTCAATTAATTTGGCCTGTTCTAAGACACGAAGAGCGCGTTGAATATTTGAAGCATCATTTTGAATCGCTACTTTGGCCCCATCAGGAAGTTCGTCTAGTGATTTATGCTTTCTACTGTAAACGCCGATAAATTGCTCAAAGAGGGGTTTGCCGGCTTTGACTAAACTGGCACCACGGTCTTTATTAAATTGGTTCATATAGGCTTCATGTTGCATGATATTCACATCGACTGACCCATCCATCAAGCCTTCATTACTTGCAATGGTACTTTCAGCCACAGACAGTTCTAGCTTGTAGCCTTTTTCCTTCAAGGCTTGTTCAACATATTTAGTCATTCCGGCACTCTGCCCACTGACACCGAGAACCACCTTCTTTTCTTCTTGCTGTCGAGAAAAAAAGATAAAGCCCGCGGCAACGATGGCTATTGCAACAAGAGACAAGACAATTTTTTTCATGTATATACCTCCAAAGGTCATTTCGTTTGATTCCTAGTCAAGAAAAAATACGGGCACTGGGCTCGTAAGTTTCTGATCAAGGATTGGATTAATAACTATTCAGTTATTAGTTTGGAAGTTTAGCATATCTATTCTTTGTCTAGCAATACGAGCAGGATACCCATTCACTATCAGCTATAATCGATCTTTTAGGCCTTTTACTATTAAGCTGGTAAAAATACATTCGCTACATTGAATTTATTTTCAAAAAAGCTGTCATTTCAAGCTTTTTCACTCAACCTGTTGCTTGATCGAAATCCCCAACCTTAAAAACGATTTCCCTAAACGATCAAAAGCAATCATTTACTTGTCGCTCTGGATTCATTTTTTAGCCAGATAAAAACAGCCAGCTCAAGATCTCTAAGCTGGTTGTTTATAGGGTGGATTCAAGTAAAAAAAGACACAGAATCCCTTTAACCACTAAGGGACCTCTGTGTCTTTCCTTTGTAAACTATTTTTATCAATTCTAAACAAGTGGCAGGAAACTATTGATTACTATCTTCGGAAGCTTCTAGAAACTTCTCAATTTCTTCAAGCGGTTCACCTAGCGCTTCCGCGATTTGAGCAGTAGTCATCCCGTTAGCTACTAAATTTGGAACGGCTGCTCGAAGAACTTCTTTACGACCTATCTCTTTACCTTCCTTACGAACTTCTTCAAAACCCACACGTTTTGCTGTCGCTAATAGGGCCTCACTGTTGGCTTTACGATATTCTAATGGATCAATCATGGTTTCTTTTCCCGCTATTCACAAAATACAGAAACTATCGGCCACTATCCTCTGGGTTCTCTAGGAATTTCTCAACCTCTTCAATCGGCAGATCTAAAATAACTGCAATTTGGCCAGTAGTCATACCATTAGCGATCATTTTTTGAATCGTTGATTTGCGTTCCGATTCACGACCTACTTCTATTCCTTCTTTACGCCCTGTCTCTATACCTGCCTCACGCCCTACACGCTCTGCCGTCGCCAATAGCGCCTCACTGTTGGCCTTATGGTACTCTAATTGATTAATCATCGTGATCTCCTCTTTCGTCATGTTGTCTAGTGCGATCAAATCATAGGCACGGTCAATATAAGCTGGTGCTTGGGGTAAACTGTCTAAGCCATTGAAAAACCGCCACCAATGATAGACTGCGGAATCTTCTGGCAAGTTCGTATTGGTGAGATCCAAATAAATGAGTTTCACATCTTCAATTTGCCGTCCATTCATTTGGGCGAGGGGCTCGCCGATCTGGGTATCCTGCATTTCGTAGACACGCAGAGCGGCATGATGTGGCTCATACAAGTTAGAAGCAGAAATATTAATTCCGTAAACAGAGTGAATACTGGAATATTTATTACGTTTTTGACGCATGGAGACTTCATCAGCATAAGCTGCTACATAAGCAGAGTAAGCATAATATTGGGTACGTTCGATAAAATAATCGGGAAAACGGACCTGCATCTCAATCGTTACTAAATCGCCCGTTGAAGTCCGGGCACGAAGATCAACTTCAGTGTAAATGAGGGTGTTGGCTTGAGCTTCTTCTTGAGCATCCTGTTTAAAGCGTTCAAAATTATAGGGCGTCGTCACCTCGACGGCTTCAAAACTTGTCCCGGTTAAATCCTGAATCAATGCTTGGAGGAGGGCTTCGTTACCTATACTAGTAAAGGTTTTTTTAAATAGTAAATCATTAGTG
This genomic interval carries:
- a CDS encoding DUF6287 domain-containing protein — encoded protein: MNKANHKLLSLTALLALFLVGCQNNTESSTANSQSQASVSSEASSSKEESKAKESSKEESKAKEKEASKEEKEENSTKEEKAESESRAKETESESSANESSVPTIAGDLARTTSQQALDIDQIQQGDLSTLVGTWRNGRGQEFVFYEDGRVDPGSYLNLDNFKREDQFLVADLRSNGGVGGAALYIIPAGVEVYTPIDHLVDASDKSRDRLLGGHTYDMIEYPEEFFYRVD
- a CDS encoding uroporphyrinogen decarboxylase family protein, giving the protein MSKIELIKKVINKEVTDYVPFSFKSHLPEVDHDPVKYAQALAEKVHQYDLDYAGHSSNGLFTVEDYVDEVDHSPVYKGGVSIVVKTPYNQPADLKKLPHDLDISTPSYQRELKSLTYLLDRLGDQVPVTVISFSPLTILDKLTKGRAVEFIRSEENELIHQTLENLTNVQVQYVQAALDLGAAGVYLASQFVRYDRVTKEEYLEFGKPYDLKILEAAKAGWFNSFHAHGTDIMFDLIKDYPIQVFNWHAFESLPSVEEVFKYSDFVLNCGVDRFSFNDFNRNLIRNQIYQIYKATQGQRLLFSPSCGTNSFFDPELIYYIKEVKAETDRLFNLRTEA
- a CDS encoding methionine ABC transporter permease — its product is MEASLVKLSAILGPSVFDTAYMVFFTMILSTALGFVIAVALYYTDKEGLRPNALIYSILDVFINIVRSFPFIILVVAVIPLTRGIVGGVIGRTAALVPLTISGTATVARLLENSFREVGRPLIEAIRSFGASDYQIMKEVVLVEAAPLVIVNLTVAIIGIIGTTSAAGTVGAGGLGSVAINYGYNSFDSVIMYGTVLVIILIVHCAQFVGNYLYKQSLR
- a CDS encoding methionine ABC transporter ATP-binding protein, encoding MTEPLVEIRHLQKNYGNFQVLSDINLTINEGDIYGLVGKSGAGKSTLLRCINGLESFDGGSIHVLDEDIQTLSGDSLRHLQKEIGMIFQQFELINRKTVRENVALPLKLWNIEETEERIQSLLDLVDMSAKADAYPSKLSGGQKQRVGIARALSLNPKLLLSDEATSALDPSITRSIIDLLQKINQKLKLTIIVVTHEIEVVKKICNKLAILENGKIVAAGNTVDLFLDQPPALRRLMGIEAETESQVAAGRFEFKLVLPDVDQQKDLLSKIFSDLQISYSIEDAHYEEINDRTTAYFKIQIDSRHQALLEKYLKDHQIEWRE
- a CDS encoding MetQ/NlpA family ABC transporter substrate-binding protein, translated to MKKIVLSLVAIAIVAAGFIFFSRQQEEKKVVLGVSGQSAGMTKYVEQALKEKGYKLELSVAESTIASNEGLMDGSVDVNIMQHEAYMNQFNKDRGASLVKAGKPLFEQFIGVYSRKHKSLDELPDGAKVAIQNDASNIQRALRVLEQAKLIEVKQDIPKGETLTPLDVTSNPHNLEFVELGGGTLIESLDEVDIAIFSGLAAHKAGFKTEDALYKFEPKDLKANALILATKDGNQDKEAVKIIHDAFETKESAELVKEVSGGTWFPYTGD
- a CDS encoding Rpn family recombination-promoting nuclease/putative transposase yields the protein MRYKPTNDLLFKKTFTSIGNEALLQALIQDLTGTSFEAVEVTTPYNFERFKQDAQEEAQANTLIYTEVDLRARTSTGDLVTIEMQVRFPDYFIERTQYYAYSAYVAAYADEVSMRQKRNKYSSIHSVYGINISASNLYEPHHAALRVYEMQDTQIGEPLAQMNGRQIEDVKLIYLDLTNTNLPEDSAVYHWWRFFNGLDSLPQAPAYIDRAYDLIALDNMTKEEITMINQLEYHKANSEALLATAERVGREAGIETGRKEGIEVGRESERKSTIQKMIANGMTTGQIAVILDLPIEEVEKFLENPEDSGR